ATCTATATCTTTGGTTCCTAGTGTTTTATAAACACCATAGCCAACAATGAGGCCTAATGTCCCAAAAAGTACTACTAAGTCTAATGTGCTCATCTGAAGGAAATGCTAAACCAGTACAACAATAAAATGACTACTACCAAATTGCCAAATACAAACAAGTACATGGTTTTCCAGTTATTAAAAAATGGAGGTTTGTCTGATGAATCCAATGGAGTACTGTTTAGATGATTATTCTTTTCCTATTGATATCATATTCGTGAAGATGCGATAAGCACCTGGAACACCAGCAGGGAGTTCTCTAAACCAAGAATAGCCAGAATAGATATAATAACCTTTTCCATACTTGGCAACTAGCAGTCCTCCATCTTTTGGGTCTTCGCCCGGATCATTGGAGGACAAAATAGCTTCATACTGTTCATCCCATTCATTAGGAAAGTAAAGACCTCTTTCCTGCACCCATCCTTCAAAGTCTGCATTAGTGATTTTATTAGGGAAGTTTAAAACTTGATGCGCTGGCTTAAGAATTCTAACTTCCGCGCCTTCTACGGTCACCCTATCACGAGACAGTTGTAATGGATAGGGTCCCAAATCTTTAGTAACTAAAGCATGAGAAGTGTTGTATTGAACGATCATAGTCCCTCCATTCTTCACATACTCCATCAATTCTTCCTGATAAAACTTTAATCGATCATTTGTATTGTAGGCCCTAATACCGAGGATCACTGCATCATAATTTTTCATTTTATCTGCGGTAATATCTCCGTTTGATAATTCTGTTACCTGATAGCCGATCTGCTCCAAGCTCGCAGGAATCTCATCTCCAGAACCCACGATGTAACCTACATTCGTTCCACGTTTTTCCAATTCTACCTTGACAACTTTTGCTTTAGATATTGGAAACAAAGCTTGAACTGGGATGTGATCATATTCGATACGAACCAAGCTTTTGTTATACGCCTTACCTCCAATATTAGCTAATGCGCTTATTTCACCGCTACTTGCACTAGACGGTGGAAATAATTCAAAGGTGAAAGTGGCTTCCGCTCCCTTATCGCTAAGCTCAAATGCATAATTTTCTGGTGTTACTTTCCAGCCTGAAGGAATGTCAAGAGATACTTGACCTTTTAATCCCGATTTTCCAGCTAATACTTGCACATCCACTTTTTTGGATGCTCCATTGCCAAATACATATACCTTTTCAGAAATATTTAGAAACACAGGCGGAGTTACTTCTAAGGGTCGATACGATTCACCATCTACAGGAGAATTCTCTTTGTATATCACAGGAAGCTCATATTCCAATAGCGCACCTTCGATTTCGACAGTAGCAATCCAAGACAATGCTGGCGCATTTTCAGGTGTGCCTATCAAATTTTGATCGGCTACTTTGTACATCCCCAAGCTACCTTCTTCTCTCAACCAATAAGGATCTGAATACACTGCATCCTCGTCCAATAAGTATTTCCTATCCATATTGAATGGTTGATTATTAATTAGTTGTTGATTCACATCGAAGCTTTGTACATCTCCTAGCTTGATAGAAACCAATTTCATATCGATTGCTGATCGATTAATAGATTCAACGCTTAGCATCATAGAATCACCTGGTGTATATGCAAATTGATCAGCTTTTACCTCCATATATAAACCTGTACACGCTTTGATCAAACCCTTGATTTCCTGCTGTTTAATTGTTTTCCAATAGGCATCCTTTACTTTTTCTAATTCCTTGTAGGCCTGAACCAAATCAGGAATTATAATCGATGGATTCGTTGGGTCGAAATGCATAAGTGCATTATCCACATGATACCCGACTTTATCTCCTCCCTTCACTCTTTTCCAACTCGTATCTATACCATCAAACATATCAGAGGATCGGTCACCCGCTGTATGATCAAAATATTCAATTTGCGTTCCTCTGGACCCGGTAGAGCCAAAACCTTGGCTTTTGTGCATACTTCTACTCAATGAAGCAATTTCAGGGTAAGATTTCCCTAATAATGGATTGTAGGCTCCTAAATCCAAAGTCATCAAAGAAGCAGTGTCCATTTCAATGCCGGCCCGTCGATAGAAAAATGGATGTGTATTGAATAATAAACGTTTAGGCTGCCATACACCATATTTTTCAGCAGATGCTGGGTACTGCTTTTTGTCTGCGGCTAATTCAAAAGCTTCTTTGGCCAGAATAGCAGAAGCGGTATGATGTCCATGACCACCTAGACCTGTGCCAGGAAATCTGGTAATAATAATGTCAGGTCGATGTTTTCTATACACGCGAACAAAATCCTCTAACACTTGATCCTTATCCCAAATTTCAAAGGTCTCTTCTGGATTCTTTGAATAGCCAAAATCGTTGGCTCTACTGAAATACTGCTGTCCGCCATCGATCCTTCTGGCTGCCAACAACTCCTGTGTTCTTATTAATCCCAGTAGTTCTCTAATCTCAGAGCCAATCAAATTTTGTCCCCCATCGCCACGGGTAGCTGATAGATAGGCTGTATTAAATTTCTTTTCATTCGCCATATAGGCGATTACCCTGGTATTCTCATCATCTGGATGAGCGGCTACATAAAGTACAGAACCAAGCACGTTCAGCTTTTGTAACATCAGCTGAATCTCTGCAGCATTAGGTTTCTTGGGCTGCTGGGCTTGAATAGAAAAAGAAAGGGTAAATGATAATAGAATTAAGAACAGTCGAATGGTTCGCATATTAGAATTATAAAATTTCCAACAATGATAGTTGGCCAGTCATTAATAAAAAAACAATAAGTGCTAAACGGTAATATCTGTTTTGAGTTATGAACAATTAAAAACACAAGAGGCCTACCCATGGGGCAGACCTCTATCCTACTTTAACCTAAACTTATTACCCTCAACTATTTCTTCTTCTGAACCTTCTTTTTCGTCTTTGCTTAGGATCAATTTCTACTTCTGTGGAAATCCCATCCTGCGTAATAGTTACCAAATTATCACACGTTCCATCACCATAGTCTATGATTTTTTCACTCTCTCCTTCGACGTTGATTGAAAGAATACCTGAGACTGGTGCATAAGTTCCTTCTTCCCTACAAACACTCAAGGTCAATATCGGAGTGGTTTCATCTACTGTATTCTCATAAGTCAGACCTTCTCTATTTATACCCTCAGCTGAACCAAAACGCTCTACTTGTATTTTCTCCCCTTCTTCGAAAGTTGCAATTCTAGTTCTGGTCGATTCCCTAGTAGCTACCGTACCATCAGGAAAAGAAAGTTTACCTCCAGTCAGCGTTGCATTATATTCTTTTTCGGTATCTGTACCAGACACATAGGTCAAGACTCGAGTTCCTTCTACGCCTATTGTATCTACGGTGTAGTCCTCTAAGGTAATCGTGCGTTTGAAGCCGGGCACGTCTCTTTCTCCCTCATGGGTAATAATGATTTTGCCTGTTCGAATTCTGCCATCACGACCTTCGCAGCCCTCCTCTCCAAAATCAATGATTTTGGTATTAGTGGCTTCATCTTGCGTCACAACAACGCAATCCCCAAATCGTTTACCTCCATAACCAAATCCGCCAAGAGTTTTAGCTCCCGAGGCTTCAAATGAGTTAGTGGCAAAATCAGCTGCTTCATCAATCTCCTCCATCAATTCGCTGGATGTGGTTTCTAAACTTGCATCCTCAATCGCGATATCAGTAGATCCACTGTCACTTATAGTTTCTACATCATCAGAACAAGAATAAAAAGTCAAAGCAGCAGTCGAGATAAAAATTCCAATTAATCTTTTCATGGTTTTAAATATTTAATGGTTGTCTTTTTCAAATTTGTTTGGCTCTTTGACTACCACTTGACACAAAGGTTTAATGCAGGCTTAGATTTTTTTCAAAAAAATGACAGATCGCATTAAAAAGCTTATGTTTGATACAAATAAGCAGATATGAAAAAAAGGATTTTAACTCTGGTTTCATTCATCTTGATCCTTACGAATAGTGAGGCGCAGGTATCCCTGAACTATTACCTTCCTCAAGACATCAACTACAATTCATCCGTCCCTACTCCTAAATCTATCCTAGGTCATGAAGTAGGAGAATGGCATGTAAGCCATGACAAACTGGTCCAGTATATGTATGCTCTGGCTGAATCTTCTGAACGTGTAGAAATTGAAGAATATGCCAGAAGTCATGAAAACCGTCCATTGCTCACACTTAAAATCTCCTCTCCGGACAATATCAATAACTTAGAAAAAATCAGAAAAGAGCACTTGAAAATTTCTGATTATAATCAATCCCAAAACCTTGACCTTTCCTCTATGCCTTTGGTAGCTTATCTAGGCTACAGCATACATGGAAATGAATCCAGCGGGAGTAATGCAGCATTACTAGTCGCTTATTATTTAGCGGCAGCACAAGGTGATGAAATAGAAGATTGGCTAAGAAATACAGTAATCCTACTTGATCCAAGCTACAACCCTGATGGGCTGAATCGTTTCGCTTCTTGGGTAAATAGTAAAAAAAGCAAAAACCAAGTCACAGATCCGAATAATACGGAACAAAATGAAAACTGGCCCGGATCCAGAACCAATCACTACTGGTTCGACCTCAATAGAGATTGGCTACCTGTCCAACACCCAGAATCATACGGGAGGATCAAACAATATCACCATTGGAAGCCTAATGTGTTGACCGATCATCACGAAATGGGCACCAATGGCACCTACTTTTTTCAACCCGGTATTCCAAGCAGGAACAATCCTTTGACCCCAAATAAGACCTACGAGCTCACTAGAAAGATTGCCAACTATCACGCCGAAGCTTTAGATGAAATTGGCTCACTTTATTATTCAGAAGAATCGTTCGATGATTTTTATATAGGCAAAGGATCTAGCTATCCGGATGTGAATGGCGCTATAGGCATTCTCTTCGAGCAGGCCAGTGCTCGAAGCCATGCCCAACAAAGTGAGAATGGCTTATTGACCTTCCCTTTCGCAATCAAAAATCATTTCACTACTTCACTATCTACGCTGAGAGCTTCTTATGCACTTAAGAGTGAATTGCTTGATCACCAACGAAAATTCTATACAGAAATTCCGTCGTTGGCAAGTAAAGAAGAAATCAAAGGATACGTGTTCTCTGCTCCTAACGACAATAGTAAAATCAAAGCCTTCCTTAACATCCTAAACGCCCATCAGGTGGATGTATATAAACTCAAAAAACAAATCAATGAATTCAAAGCAAATGAATCGTACATCATTCCAATGAAACAAAATCAATATCGGATGATACAAGGCATGTTTGAAACACGTACCCAATTTCAAGACAGCCTATTTTATGATGTATCCGCTTGGACTTTACCCCTAGCCTTCGATTTGAATTATAAAGAAATAAAAGGAAAGAGTTTCTCTCCTGATATGCTAGGGGATAAAATTGAAATTGATGAATTACCTTCATTTAACTCAACATTAGAACCTTCAAAGTACGCCTATGCCTTTCACTGGCAAGACAGCCAATCACCGGCCCTATTGTATGACATCCAAAAAACAGGACTTCGAACTAAGGTAGCTACTGAACCATGGGCCGATGCTCAAGGCCAATCATTTGAAAGAGGCAGCATTTTGATTCCATTGCAAAATCAAAATATGGAAGAGGGTAAAATTCGCAGCGCTTTACAAACGCTTAGTATAAAACATCAAATTACGATTACATCTATTGAATCTGGAAATACCGGTGGCTTTCAACTCGGGAGCCCAAAGTTCAAAGTGCTCAATACCCCGAAAGCTGTTTTGCTCATTGGTGACGAGGTCAATCCTTATGAAGCTGGGGAAGTTTGGCATATGCTAGATCAACGCATGGGCATGGCTCTACCTATGGTTAGCATTGATCAATTGAATGACATGAGTTTGACTCACTATAATACGATTGTTATGGTAAGCGGAAGCTATGGCAATGTGGCTCAAGCCAAAATAAAATCCTGGGTTCAAAATGGAGGAAATATTATAACTATCAGAACTGCTAGCAAATGGATATCCGAAGCTGGCTTATCCAAAATCAAATACAAAAAAATAGCCAAAGATTCAACACAAAAATACCTAGCCTACAACACTAGATCCCGATCGCAAGGTGCACAAAGAATCGGAGGAGCTATATTCGAAACATCCAATGACTTGACACACCCCTTGGGTTTCGGTTTTTCTGACAACCGTTTACCCATTTTCAAAAAAGGCACTCAGTTTATGGAATTAGCCAAGACCCCCTATGCGCAGCCAGCACATTACACTTCCAATCCCTTGATGGCGGGTTACATCTCAGAAGAAAACCTGAAGTTGATTCCGGATGGTCCAGCTATAGGACTTTCGGCTTATGGTAAAGGTATGATCATATCTTTCAACGACAACCCAAATTTCAGAGCCTATTGGTATGGAACACAAAGGTTATTTTTAAACGCTCTGTTTTTTGGAGGAATCATAGAAGCTGGATCGGCTCGGTAACAACAGAATGCTTTTTCAATTGCGTTTTTATCAACAATTCGCTGATTAATTAGAAAACTCCTAATAATTTCAATGATCAGTTGCAAATGAGTATTGTCTTTTATCAATTCAATGATAATTTGATACAAATACATATCTTTGCCAGCCTTAATAATCACATTTATTTTAATCGGAAGTTTCGCGAATTACCACGGCTTCAGATCACTAAAAACACACTAAGAAATGAAATTCAAATCAGGGGTTCTCACTGGAGACGAAGTAACCGAATTATTGAACTACGCGAATGAGAATCAGTTCGCTCTACCAGCAGCTAACGTCATCGGGTCTAGCTCTATCAATGCAGTATTGGAAACTGCCAAAGAATTGAATTCGCCAGTAATGGTGCAGTTCTCAAATGGAGGCGCGGCCTTCAATGCAGGAAAAGGATTGTCTAACGACGGGCAAAAAGCAGCTATCGCTGGTGCTGTATCGGGTGCACACCACGTACATATGATGGCAGAAGCTTACGGCGTGCCTGTAATCTTGAACACAGACCACTGTGCTAAGAAATTGTTGCCTTGGATCGACGGTATGTTGGACGCTGGTGAAGAATTTTTTGCTAGAACTGGAAAATCTCTTTTCTCTTCTCACATGATCGATTTGTCTGAAGAGCCAATCGAAGAAAACATCGAGACTTGTAAAAAGTACTTGGAACGCATGTCTAAAATGGGCATGACATTGGAGATCGAGCTAGGAATCACAGGTGGTGAGGAAGATGGCGTAGATAACTCGGATGTAGATGAGTCTAGACTATATACTCAACCAGAAGAAGTAGCTTACGCATACGAAGAACTAGGAAAAGTGAGTGATAAATTCACGATTGCTGCTGCATTTGGTAATGTACACGGTGTATACAAGCCAGGAAATGTGAAGTTGACTCCGAAAATTTTGAAAAACTCTCAAGATCATATTCAAGAGAAGTTTGGCACAGGTCACAACCCAGTAAACTTTGTATTCCACGGTGGATCAGGATCTACTAGAGAAGAAATCAGAGAAGCAATTTCTTATGGAGCTATCAAAATGAACATTGACACAGACTTACAATGGGCATATTGGGATGGCGTGAAAAACTACTACCAAAAGAACGAAGGCTACTTGCAAGGACAAATCGGTAACCCAGAAGGTGACGACAGCCCTAACAAGAAGTTCTACGATCCACGTGTTTGGACTAGAGAAGCTGAGAAGTCATTTGTGGCAAGATTGAAAGATGCATTCGAAGATTTAAATAACATCAATAGAAACGCGTAACTCAAAAAAGTTTCGCATAAGAATTAAAAAGAACCGTCATTTTGGCGGTTCTTTTTTTGTTTCTAAAATTCAAATTTCTTGAATAGAATCATTTTGAACCCTGCACAATTAATGACATTTTTGTGACACTTTAAAAACGACATTACAAACCCAAATAAAATACCAAGTGAAGAACATATCAGTAATCGGATCAGGCACTATGGGCAACGGAATTGCACATGTATTTGCCCAAACAGGATATACAGTCAACCTCATAGACATCTCACAAGATGCACTGGATCGTGCCATTGCAACTATCAGCAAAAACCTGGATCGACTGATTAAAAAAGAAAAAATTACCGAAGCAGATAAGACAGCTACTCTTGGCAACATCACCACATTTACGAAATTGGCCGATGGCGTGAAAGAAGCAGACTTAGTGGTAGAAGCCGCAACTGAAAACATGGCCCTCAAGCTTGATATTTTCAAGCAAATAGACGAGCACACCAAGCCGTCTTGTATTTTAGCATCCAACACCTCCTCCATATCTATTACCAAAATTGGCTCTGCAACCAACAGAAAAGATAAAGTGATCGGCATGCACTTTATGAATCCAGTGCCGGTAATGAAACTGGTTGAAGTAATTCGTGGGTACAGTACGAGTGATGAGACTACAGATACCATCATGGAGCTGTCGAAAAAGCTTTCAAAGGTTCCTGTAGAAGTAAATGATTATCCAGGCTTTGTGGCAAATAGAATATTGATGCCTATGATCAACGAAGCCATCTATACCCTTTATGAAGGAGTAGCTGGTGTAGAAGAAATAGACACCGTAATGAAACTTGGCATGGCGCACCCAATGGGTCCGTTGCAGCTTGCAGATTTTATTGGCTTGGATGTTTGCTTATCCATCATGAGAGTATTGCACGACGGTTTTGGCAATCCAAAATATGCTCCTTGCCCACTATTGGTAAATATGGTAGAAGCTGGCGTACTTGGTGCTAAATCAGGAGAAGGTTTTTACAAATATGAAGCTGGGTCTAAAGAGCTGGTAGTTTCCAAACAATTTCAGAAATAAGTAAATGGCGAAAGCGCGAAAAGGAAAATCTAAAAGCAGCAATAGCAAAGGTACGGGCGTCAATAGTTCAGCCATCTTTGTTATTGTTGCTATTCTGGCTTTAGTGGCACTGTACTGGGTCAAACAAGATCCTGATTGGAATAATGAGCTTGATAAAATTATTTCAAGCACCAAATCCAAGACTGAGCAGTTAACTAAAAAGGAAGATAAGCCTCAGGCAGACGACCGTTCTCAAAAATCAAACTCCAATTCACAAAAAACAGATAGCCAAAACAAAACATCTACAGAGCCAAAAAGAGAGAAATTCGAAGAAAACAAAATCAACGCTCAAAACGGTGCTGTTGAAACTATCGAGACCAACGAAAATCTCCCTGTCTATACAAAGGATGATAATTACTATTATTCCGCAAGTTTTGATTTTACCTGGCCGACATACACCCAAGATGATGCAATTGTTGAGCACGAGCACTACACACTCAGATACAATGAAAAAACAGAACAAGCAGACTGGGTAGCATACACCTTGAAAAAGGTCAATCTTGATAATTCAAAATTCAAACGAACGGATAATTTTAGAGAAGACCCTGATGTAAAAACAAAATCCGCCTCTCTAGCAGATTACAAAGGTTCCGGGTACGACAGAGGTCACCTCGCTCCGGCTGCTGACTTTGCCTGGACTAAAAATGGCATGAGCGAATCCTTCTACATGAGTAATATGAGTCCACAACAACCTGGATTTAATCGTGGAATTTGGAAAAAATTGGAAGAAAGAGTAAGAGACTGGGCAAGGAGCAATCATGAAGTCTATGTAGTTACAGGCCCTATATATCATGGTAAGGGTGAGAAAATAGGCAAAAACAAAGTCGTGGTTCCAGACCAATATTATAAGGTAATCCTTGAGCTGAATGGAAAAGAGGTTAAAGGCATTGGTTTTATTCTGGACAACGAAAAGTCGTCTAAAGACCTTAGCGTCTATGCTATGAGCATCGATGAAGTCGAAAACGCAACCGGACTGGACTTTTTCCCTTCAATACCAGATCCATTAGAAACTGAAATTGAACAGACTTACAATTATTCGCTATGGAAATAGTGAATAAGAATTATTTACAATACTTCTTCTGAGCAGCCTCAGCCTCTTTTACTCCCAGATCTTTAGCTGACTTGAAATCTGCGCAAGCTCCTTTTTTTCGATTGCCCTGCATTTTAATAGCACCGCGATATAAATAAGCTTCGCCCAATTCTCTATCCAAGTTAATGGCATTATTGTAGGCCGTGAGTGCTTCAGAAAATGCTCCGAGCTGATGTTGTGACCTTCCCAGCCAGAAATGTGCCTGCGGTAAATTCACATTTTCCTTCACTGCCATTTGACCATAATATTTCGCTTTTTCGAATTTATGGTCTCGGTAATAGAATTTACTCAAGCTCAACATCGCTGAGGTATTCTTTTTGTCAATTTCTAATACGGCTTCGAAATCATTATAAGCTTTTTGAAACTTACCAAGCTCTTCAAATGACCTTCCGCGGTTATAAAGAGACTTTACATGAGAAGGATGCAACTTCAAATATTCGTCATACGCCTTTATCGCCTCAGCGTATTTTCCATCACTGTAAAGGGTATCTCCCTTGGTTCTTTCTTCGTTTTCACACGCTAAGAGTGCTAATGCCAGCACCCAGATCATCAAATGTCTCATTACTCCAATTTTGCGCAAACTTATAACGAATACTTAAATAATGGATAGATAATTATCAATTTGGAGCGACAATTGAAGCTTTTATAGAAACCACCTGCACAGGGTCAATCGGATCATTTGAATAAATGGTTATGGATTTATTCTGATTGCCCTTCCGGTTTGCAGCATCAAAAGTTCCTTTTAGAGTAATCGATTTGCCAGGCTTGATATTTTCCTTTGGCAACTCGGCTACGAAGCAAGCACAATTCGACTTCACCTTTCTTATATTAAGAACACTAAGGCCATGATTAGTTAAAACAAATTCTGCAACAGTCTTACTACCTTCATTTACTTTCCCCAAATCCTGCAATCTATCAGTAATGGCTAGCTTTGGTGCTTTTTCCATTTCTTCATCTGACATTGGAGCAAAATACTCGGAGACAGTTGCTAACACATTAATTTTTTTCGTTTCGGCACTTTCTTCGTTGGTATAAATCGTAATGCCATGATTATTGTAACCTAGGTTATCTTCATGAATAGGATCGTATTCAATATTCACTTTACCTACTTGTTTTGGAGCGAGTATTTGTGGCTCAAAAGTTAGTTTGATGAAAGCTGGAGCATCATATTTTTCTAGAATGGACAGAGTATCAGGACTATCATTATATATATCAAAAGATTTTACGACTTTCTTCTCAGTTGTTACTTTGCCTATATTCACCGATCGGCTCATAAAGCGAGTATTCCCTATTTTCAAAGTCATTTGTTCTTCTAAAGACTTTACTTTAGGAAGAACCTTTCCCTTGATATAAGCATGGGTAACTGCTGGGTCTCCATTAGTAGTAATGGTTAATGACTTCCTGAAATTCCCAGGTCTATTTCTCGGGTTATACTGAGCTTTCACAAACCCTCTTTCTCCTGGCAATACAGGTTCTTTAGACCAGCCTGGCGTGGTACACCCACATGATGCACGAACGTGACTAATAACTAGTGGGGCTGTCCCTGTGTTTTCGAATTCAAATTCATATATAGCAGGTCCTCCATCTTCTTTGATCTCGCCAAAATCATGGTCGTTTGTTATGAATTCGAGCTTGCCTTTTTCCTGTGCGAAAACCAGAATTGGCAATGAAAAAAATGCAAGGAAAATAGCTAGTTTACTAATTTTTGACATGATTTCTTATGAATTATTCAATGCAAATAAACAATAATGTCTTAACGTAACAAAGGGAAATAATTTTATTAATTTGCGCAAAAATTAACTATGGCAAGAGTATTAACAGGAATTCAGAGTTCGGGAAGGCCACACTTGGGTAATTTGCTTGGCGCAATCATGCCAGCCATCCGACTGACGGAAAATGAAAACCAAGAGTCACTTCTATTTATAGCGGATCTACACTCTTTTACTACTATAAAGGATCCAGAAGTAAGAAAAGAAAATGTTAAATCCATAGCAGCAGCCTGGCTTGCGTGTGGTCTAGATACATCCAAATCCATTTTCTATAGACAATCAAAAATTCCAGAGGTCTGTGAATTGACTTGGTTTCTCAACTGTGTGACTCCCTACCCTATGCTAGCCAATGCTCATTCATTCAAAGATAAAGCTGGACGCTTGGCAGATGTAAATGCAGGCCTATTCGACTACCCTGTGCTCATGGCCGCGGACATTATCATGTACGATGCCGAAATCGTGCCTGTAGGAAAGGATCAAAGGCAACATATCGAAATGACTCGCGACATTGCTAAAGCATTCAATCATCAATTTGGAGAGGTCTTCATAATTCCAGAAGCTAAGATCGACGATGAGGTGATGACTATTCCCGGCACCGATGGCCAAAAAATGAGTAAGTCCTATGGCAATATCATTGATGTTTTTTTACCTGAGAAAAAACTCAAAAAGAATGTCATGTCTATCCTCACCGATAGCACACCCATGGAAGAGCCAAAAAAACCAGATACCTGTAACGTATACAACATTTTCAAAACGATAGCTTCTGAGGACCAAAAGACAGAGATGAGAAAGAATTACGAGGGAGGCAACTACGGTTATGGTCATGCTAAAACAGCATTATTTGAATTGATGCTGGACAAGTTCTCAGAAGAAAGAAAGCAGTTTGATCATTTTATGAATAATGAACAAGCCATCGAACAGCATTTACAAGAAGGAGAAGAAAAAGCAAGAAACATTGCCAGAGAGGTAATGTCAAGAGTAAAAACCACCATTGGATTCTAAAATATCATGGAAGAAAATATCAAAAAATCTATTGACACTTGGCTAAATAGTAACATTGATGAAGCCGATAAAACTGCCCTTAAAGAACTAGTTACTAGTGGCAATGAAACAGAATTGGTTGATTCCTTTTATAAAGATCTAGAATTCGGTACAGGAGGCCTTCGTGGTATTATGGGTCTGGGCTCCAACCGAATGAATAAATACACCGTAGGAAGTGCAACTCAAGGATTAGCCAACTACATCAACCTACAATTTCCAAATGAAGAAGCCTCAGTAGCTATCGCTCATGACAGCAGAAATAATAGCGACTTTTTCGCGCAAATCGTAGCTGACATTCTCTCTGCCAATGGAATTAAAGTTTATCTATTTGATGAACTCAGACCTACTCCGGAACTTTCTTTTGCGATAAGAGAACTAGGCTGTAAAAGTGGAATCGTGGTCACTGCCTCTCACAACCCAAAAGAATACAATGGATATAAAGTATATTGGGAAGATGGCGCGCAAATCATTGCGCCACATGATACTAAAATCATAGAGGAAGTCAGAAAAATTACAAGTTTTGATCAAATCAAATTTGAAGCAAACACTGACCTTATTCAATCAATCGGCAAAGACATAGATGATCGTTATTTGGCAGAAATGTCAAAATTGAGTCTTTCGCCAGACGCCATAAAAAATCAATCAGATCTATCTATTGTCTTCTCACCTATTCACGGCAC
The sequence above is drawn from the Reichenbachiella sp. genome and encodes:
- a CDS encoding tetratricopeptide repeat protein, translated to MRHLMIWVLALALLACENEERTKGDTLYSDGKYAEAIKAYDEYLKLHPSHVKSLYNRGRSFEELGKFQKAYNDFEAVLEIDKKNTSAMLSLSKFYYRDHKFEKAKYYGQMAVKENVNLPQAHFWLGRSQHQLGAFSEALTAYNNAINLDRELGEAYLYRGAIKMQGNRKKGACADFKSAKDLGVKEAEAAQKKYCK
- a CDS encoding DUF1573 domain-containing protein → MSKISKLAIFLAFFSLPILVFAQEKGKLEFITNDHDFGEIKEDGGPAIYEFEFENTGTAPLVISHVRASCGCTTPGWSKEPVLPGERGFVKAQYNPRNRPGNFRKSLTITTNGDPAVTHAYIKGKVLPKVKSLEEQMTLKIGNTRFMSRSVNIGKVTTEKKVVKSFDIYNDSPDTLSILEKYDAPAFIKLTFEPQILAPKQVGKVNIEYDPIHEDNLGYNNHGITIYTNEESAETKKINVLATVSEYFAPMSDEEMEKAPKLAITDRLQDLGKVNEGSKTVAEFVLTNHGLSVLNIRKVKSNCACFVAELPKENIKPGKSITLKGTFDAANRKGNQNKSITIYSNDPIDPVQVVSIKASIVAPN
- the trpS gene encoding tryptophan--tRNA ligase, translated to MARVLTGIQSSGRPHLGNLLGAIMPAIRLTENENQESLLFIADLHSFTTIKDPEVRKENVKSIAAAWLACGLDTSKSIFYRQSKIPEVCELTWFLNCVTPYPMLANAHSFKDKAGRLADVNAGLFDYPVLMAADIIMYDAEIVPVGKDQRQHIEMTRDIAKAFNHQFGEVFIIPEAKIDDEVMTIPGTDGQKMSKSYGNIIDVFLPEKKLKKNVMSILTDSTPMEEPKKPDTCNVYNIFKTIASEDQKTEMRKNYEGGNYGYGHAKTALFELMLDKFSEERKQFDHFMNNEQAIEQHLQEGEEKARNIAREVMSRVKTTIGF
- a CDS encoding DNA/RNA non-specific endonuclease, whose product is MAKARKGKSKSSNSKGTGVNSSAIFVIVAILALVALYWVKQDPDWNNELDKIISSTKSKTEQLTKKEDKPQADDRSQKSNSNSQKTDSQNKTSTEPKREKFEENKINAQNGAVETIETNENLPVYTKDDNYYYSASFDFTWPTYTQDDAIVEHEHYTLRYNEKTEQADWVAYTLKKVNLDNSKFKRTDNFREDPDVKTKSASLADYKGSGYDRGHLAPAADFAWTKNGMSESFYMSNMSPQQPGFNRGIWKKLEERVRDWARSNHEVYVVTGPIYHGKGEKIGKNKVVVPDQYYKVILELNGKEVKGIGFILDNEKSSKDLSVYAMSIDEVENATGLDFFPSIPDPLETEIEQTYNYSLWK